One genomic region from Xiphophorus couchianus chromosome 21, X_couchianus-1.0, whole genome shotgun sequence encodes:
- the rnf224 gene encoding RING finger protein 224 — protein sequence MIHEDEEEDDDPLPPPPCSSVAMETAMSGRRPDLACIVCFGSYDLLTRLPRRLHCGHAFCQACLKRLDTVINEQAWIPCPQCRQNTPRPRGGAAGLDLDLASFLAVKAQQTFVSCSSSSRSSAPRGGASSGDGKLWLGKEVPDDGWRHGGLAEPRFHRYGDCCLAPSCWHCCWFCCPGRG from the exons ATGATtcatgaagatgaagaggaggatgatgatcCCCTGCCCCCCCCTCCCTGCTCctctgttgccatggagacggcGATGTCGGGCAGGAGGCCGGACCTGGCGTGCATCGTGTGTTTCGGCAGCTACGACTTGCTGACGCGGTTGCCACGGCGACTCCACTGTGGCCACGCCTTCTGCCAGGCGTGTCTGAAGAGACTCGACACGGTGATCAACGAGCAG gcGTGGATCCCGTGTCCCCAGTGTCGGCAGAACACGCCGCGGCCGCGCGGTGGCGCCGCCGGTCTGGACCTGGACCTGGCGTCCTTCCTGGCGGTGAAGGCCCAGCAGACCTTCgtctcctgctcctcttcctcgcgAAGCTCTGCCCCCAGGGGCGGAGCTTCATCTGGCGATGGGAAGCTTTGGCTTGGGAAGGAAGTTCCCGATGACGGCTGGCGGCACGGCGGCCTGGCGGAGCCGCGATTCCATCGCTACGGCGACTGCTGCCTGGCGCCGTCCTGCTGGcactgctgctggttctgctgcccCGGGCGAGGCTGA
- the pisd gene encoding phosphatidylserine decarboxylase proenzyme, mitochondrial isoform X1, whose protein sequence is MMAVSTARLLSGASRKCCRAPSPRCSQSRSLSSGESLQEVNDDDIRSVSQSASSASAGLRPLPRPRPFTLLIVTGGCYLGYHQYKRRGQLDEEAAPHLATPTQVALYRTFPTRFMSRAWGRLNGLDLPTWLRKPIYSLYIWTFGVNMQEAAVEDLHHYKNLGEFFRRRLKPAVRPVCAASCLTSPADGRILHFGQVQNSQVEQVKGVTYSLENFLGPPSRPSPDPASFQDRLLSSPDRALFHVVVYLAPGDYHCFHSPADWRVELRRHFPGSLMSVNPGVARWVKELFCLNERVVLSGQWRHGFFSLTAVGATNVGSIRVYFDQELRTNAPRYSKGSFQDRSYVATSDQVKASEGGVALCKGEPVGEFNLGSTIVLLFEAPADFTFDLQPGQRIRMGEPLGSL, encoded by the exons ATGATGGCGGTGTCCACAGCGAGGTTGTTGAGCGGAGCATCGAGAAAATGCTGCAG GGCGCCGTCGCCACGCTGCAGCCAGAGCCGCAGCCTGAGCAGCGGTGAGTCCCTGCAGGAGGTAAATGATGATGACATCAGatctgtcagccaatcagcttcctctgcctctgCAGGTCTCCGCCCACTGCCCCGACCCCGGCCGTTTACCCTGCTCATCGTTACGGGAGGCTGTTACCTTGGTTACCATCAGTACAAAAGGCGAGGCCAACTGGATGAAGAGGCTGCACCCCATTTAGCCACGCCTACTCAG GTGGCGCTTTACCGGACCTTCCCGACCCGCTTCATGTCCCGGGCCTGGGGCCGGCTCAATGGACTGGACCTACCTACCTGGCTCCGCAAACCCATCTACTCCCTCTACATCTGGACATTCGGGGTCAACATGCAG GAGGCAGCAGTGGAGGACCTGCATCACTATAAGAACCTGGGCGAGTTCTTCCGCCGCCGCCTCAAACCCGCGGTCCGACCCGTCTGTGCCGCTTCATGCCTG ACATCACCGGCTGATGGCAGGATCCTCCATTTTGGGCAGGTCCAGAACTCGCAAGTGGAGCAGGTGAAGGGCGTGACCTACAGCCTGGAGAACTTCCTGGGACCGCCCAGCAGGCCGAGCCCGG ACCCGGCGTCCTTCCAGGACCGGCTGCTGTCGTCTCCGGACCGCGCCCTGTTCCACGTGGTTGTTTACCTGGCGCCGGGCGACTACCACTGCTTTCACTCGCCGGCCGACTGGAGGGTGGAGCTGCGTCGCCACTTCCCGG GCTCGCTGATGTCGGTGAACCCGGGCGTGGCGCGTTGGGTCAAGGAGCTGTTCTGCCTCAACGAGCGCGTGGTGCTGAGCGGCCAATGGCGGCACGGCTTCTTCTCCCTCACGGCGGTGGGCGCCACCAACGTGGGCTCCATCAGGGTCTACTTCGACCAG GAGCTGCGGACCAACGCTCCTCGCTACAGCAAAGGGTCGTTCCAGGACCGCAGCTACGTTGCCACGAGCGACCAGGTGAAGGCCAGCGAAGGGGGTGTGGCCTTGTGTAAAGGCGAGCCTGTGGGCGAGTTCAACCTGGGCTCCACCATCGTCCTGCTGTTTGAGGCGCCGGCAGATTTCACCTTTGACCTGCAGCCAGGACAGCGAATCAGGATGGGGGAACCCCTCGGCAGCCTCTGA
- the pisd gene encoding phosphatidylserine decarboxylase proenzyme, mitochondrial isoform X3 yields the protein MCRRPTQLPAPARPARSWLRVPRLALRHRLSALSSGVCRPAHWHRRPIAFLGFFLSVNALRPLANRVALYRTFPTRFMSRAWGRLNGLDLPTWLRKPIYSLYIWTFGVNMQEAAVEDLHHYKNLGEFFRRRLKPAVRPVCAASCLTSPADGRILHFGQVQNSQVEQVKGVTYSLENFLGPPSRPSPDPASFQDRLLSSPDRALFHVVVYLAPGDYHCFHSPADWRVELRRHFPGSLMSVNPGVARWVKELFCLNERVVLSGQWRHGFFSLTAVGATNVGSIRVYFDQELRTNAPRYSKGSFQDRSYVATSDQVKASEGGVALCKGEPVGEFNLGSTIVLLFEAPADFTFDLQPGQRIRMGEPLGSL from the exons ATGTGCCGCCGGCCCACTCAGCTCCCGGCGCCGGCCCGACCCGCACGCTCATG GCTCCGGGTGCCTCGTTTGGCTCTGCGTCACCGTCTGAGCGCGCTCAGTAGTGGTGTCTGTCGCCCCGCCCACTGGCACCGCCGGCCAATTGCTTTCCTCGGCTTCTTCCTGTCTGTCAATGCCCTGCGGCCGCTGGCCAATCGG GTGGCGCTTTACCGGACCTTCCCGACCCGCTTCATGTCCCGGGCCTGGGGCCGGCTCAATGGACTGGACCTACCTACCTGGCTCCGCAAACCCATCTACTCCCTCTACATCTGGACATTCGGGGTCAACATGCAG GAGGCAGCAGTGGAGGACCTGCATCACTATAAGAACCTGGGCGAGTTCTTCCGCCGCCGCCTCAAACCCGCGGTCCGACCCGTCTGTGCCGCTTCATGCCTG ACATCACCGGCTGATGGCAGGATCCTCCATTTTGGGCAGGTCCAGAACTCGCAAGTGGAGCAGGTGAAGGGCGTGACCTACAGCCTGGAGAACTTCCTGGGACCGCCCAGCAGGCCGAGCCCGG ACCCGGCGTCCTTCCAGGACCGGCTGCTGTCGTCTCCGGACCGCGCCCTGTTCCACGTGGTTGTTTACCTGGCGCCGGGCGACTACCACTGCTTTCACTCGCCGGCCGACTGGAGGGTGGAGCTGCGTCGCCACTTCCCGG GCTCGCTGATGTCGGTGAACCCGGGCGTGGCGCGTTGGGTCAAGGAGCTGTTCTGCCTCAACGAGCGCGTGGTGCTGAGCGGCCAATGGCGGCACGGCTTCTTCTCCCTCACGGCGGTGGGCGCCACCAACGTGGGCTCCATCAGGGTCTACTTCGACCAG GAGCTGCGGACCAACGCTCCTCGCTACAGCAAAGGGTCGTTCCAGGACCGCAGCTACGTTGCCACGAGCGACCAGGTGAAGGCCAGCGAAGGGGGTGTGGCCTTGTGTAAAGGCGAGCCTGTGGGCGAGTTCAACCTGGGCTCCACCATCGTCCTGCTGTTTGAGGCGCCGGCAGATTTCACCTTTGACCTGCAGCCAGGACAGCGAATCAGGATGGGGGAACCCCTCGGCAGCCTCTGA
- the pisd gene encoding phosphatidylserine decarboxylase proenzyme, mitochondrial isoform X2, with product MMAVSTARLLSGASRKCCRAPSPRCSQSRSLSSGLRPLPRPRPFTLLIVTGGCYLGYHQYKRRGQLDEEAAPHLATPTQVALYRTFPTRFMSRAWGRLNGLDLPTWLRKPIYSLYIWTFGVNMQEAAVEDLHHYKNLGEFFRRRLKPAVRPVCAASCLTSPADGRILHFGQVQNSQVEQVKGVTYSLENFLGPPSRPSPDPASFQDRLLSSPDRALFHVVVYLAPGDYHCFHSPADWRVELRRHFPGSLMSVNPGVARWVKELFCLNERVVLSGQWRHGFFSLTAVGATNVGSIRVYFDQELRTNAPRYSKGSFQDRSYVATSDQVKASEGGVALCKGEPVGEFNLGSTIVLLFEAPADFTFDLQPGQRIRMGEPLGSL from the exons ATGATGGCGGTGTCCACAGCGAGGTTGTTGAGCGGAGCATCGAGAAAATGCTGCAG GGCGCCGTCGCCACGCTGCAGCCAGAGCCGCAGCCTGAGCAGCG GTCTCCGCCCACTGCCCCGACCCCGGCCGTTTACCCTGCTCATCGTTACGGGAGGCTGTTACCTTGGTTACCATCAGTACAAAAGGCGAGGCCAACTGGATGAAGAGGCTGCACCCCATTTAGCCACGCCTACTCAG GTGGCGCTTTACCGGACCTTCCCGACCCGCTTCATGTCCCGGGCCTGGGGCCGGCTCAATGGACTGGACCTACCTACCTGGCTCCGCAAACCCATCTACTCCCTCTACATCTGGACATTCGGGGTCAACATGCAG GAGGCAGCAGTGGAGGACCTGCATCACTATAAGAACCTGGGCGAGTTCTTCCGCCGCCGCCTCAAACCCGCGGTCCGACCCGTCTGTGCCGCTTCATGCCTG ACATCACCGGCTGATGGCAGGATCCTCCATTTTGGGCAGGTCCAGAACTCGCAAGTGGAGCAGGTGAAGGGCGTGACCTACAGCCTGGAGAACTTCCTGGGACCGCCCAGCAGGCCGAGCCCGG ACCCGGCGTCCTTCCAGGACCGGCTGCTGTCGTCTCCGGACCGCGCCCTGTTCCACGTGGTTGTTTACCTGGCGCCGGGCGACTACCACTGCTTTCACTCGCCGGCCGACTGGAGGGTGGAGCTGCGTCGCCACTTCCCGG GCTCGCTGATGTCGGTGAACCCGGGCGTGGCGCGTTGGGTCAAGGAGCTGTTCTGCCTCAACGAGCGCGTGGTGCTGAGCGGCCAATGGCGGCACGGCTTCTTCTCCCTCACGGCGGTGGGCGCCACCAACGTGGGCTCCATCAGGGTCTACTTCGACCAG GAGCTGCGGACCAACGCTCCTCGCTACAGCAAAGGGTCGTTCCAGGACCGCAGCTACGTTGCCACGAGCGACCAGGTGAAGGCCAGCGAAGGGGGTGTGGCCTTGTGTAAAGGCGAGCCTGTGGGCGAGTTCAACCTGGGCTCCACCATCGTCCTGCTGTTTGAGGCGCCGGCAGATTTCACCTTTGACCTGCAGCCAGGACAGCGAATCAGGATGGGGGAACCCCTCGGCAGCCTCTGA
- the LOC114136961 gene encoding uncharacterized protein LOC114136961 isoform X1 — protein MTTGIGGFDMLSRPLTETHRRGRGPTAEALPTDLPLVDADEAPAGGPAPPAPPCCSCASLLPRLLAAHRMEVRRLLRGALSSLGRRMDSLERKRRKRRKDGGRGGPPSITCNSFSCSPASLPHVITSSSWSPSASSDRINPTPSCSFSQSEQSRRGSEGEEVRRRKRRRSHEGFLPPGNEEEEEEERFVGQMVVSVRGRGGPEEAETEPLVLHDFNQRKRRRRVSQSEQGFSVLVKKNGYSSQHALLPLQAAEIGQTCGQSQALAVLPGRWMFCDIITHLSSKRTHPQPWLQNPTPVLHLSAVAMETVLDWVKGGAYWSPLRSLRDWTAPPSLDSDHSYIRRPTTSCTGSLQGHHKLWSNHSTWSLWLPRRRALPLNLCSANGLSAALPADQSAALSEFHSTNVKLSKRVSQIRIRRASPRETPLTPMGLPKAKRLKKKEFTLEEIYTNKNYEAPPNIRSLETIFEEPREKDGALLLIGQQKRRRLLLFPDFTQPRKRKKPQGLGLPVSLVPRKRAAVRRHVHGGGLDDGSDLDVMLVERLSELDDFLTQQGLDV, from the exons ATGACGACAGGAATTGGAG gcTTTGATATGCTCTCTCGCCCGCTGACAGAGACCCACCGCAGGGGGCGTGGCCCGACAGCAGAAGCCCTGCCCACTGATCTCCCATTGGTCGATGCAGACGAGGCTCCTGCAG GAGGACCCGCCCCCCCGGCCCCTCCCTGCTGCTCCTGCGCCTCCCTCTTGCCCCGCCTCCTGGCGGCTCACCGCATGGAGGTGCGGCGCCTCCTACGAGGAGCTTTGTCGTCTCTCGGCCGCCGTATGGACtctctggagaggaagaggaggaagaggaggaaggacggaggaagaggag GTCCTCCTAGTATCACCTGCAACTCCTTCTCTTGCTCACCTGCATCGTTGCCTCATGTCATCACTTCCTCTTCGTGGTCACCCTCCGCTTCATCAGACCGTATCAACCCAACTCCTTCCTGCagcttcagccaatcagagcagagtAGGAGGGGCAGTGAAGGAGAGgaggtgaggaggaggaagaggaggagaagccATGAAGGCTTTCTTCCTCCAGggaatgaggaggaggaggaagaggagaggttTGTGGGTCAGATGGTGGTCTCtgtcagaggaagaggaggacctGAGGAAGCAGAGACAGAGCCTCTCGTCCTCCATGACTTCAACCAGAGGAAACGCAGACGAAgggtcagccaatcagagcagggCTTCAGCGTGCTGGTGAAGAAGAACGGCTACAG CTCCCAGCATGCACTGCTTCCTCTGCAGGCGGCCGAGATTGGCCAGACCTGTGGCCAATCACAAGCCCTCGCTGTGCTGCCTGGACGGTGGATGTTTTGTGACATCATCACGCACCTGTCCTCCAAACGGACCCACCCACAGCCATGGCTGCAGAACCCCACCCCAGTGCTACACCTGTCTGccgttgccatggagacggtGTTAGACTGGGTGAAGGGCGGAGCCTATTGGAGTCCTCTGCGTTCTCTGAGGGACTGGACAGCACCGCCCAGTTTGGACAGCGACCACAG CTACATAAGAAGACCGACAACCAG CTGTACAGGTTCTCTCCAGGGTCATCACAAGCTGTGGTCCAATCACAGTACCTGGAGCCTGTGGTTGCCAAGGCGACGAGCCTTGCCCCTAAATTTATGTTCAGCCAATGGGCTGTCTGCTGCCCTCCCTGCTGACCAATCAGCAGCGCTCTCAGAGTTTCACAGCACAAATgtgaag CTCAGTAAACGAGTGTCGCAGATCAGAATACGGCGTGCGTCGCCGCGGGAGACCCCTCTCACACCAATGGGACTGCCCAAAGCGAAACG GTTGAAGAAGAAGGAGTTCACCCTGGAGGAGATCTACACCAACAAGAACTACGAGGCCCCACCCAACATCAG GAGCCTGGAAACCATATTTGAGGAGCCTCGGGAGAAAGATGGAGCGCTGCTCCTGATTGGCCAGCAGAAGCGTCGCcggctcctcctcttccctgaCTTCACTCAGcccaggaagaggaagaaaccCCAAG GGCTGGgtcttcctgtttctttggTGCCCAGAAAACGAGCCGCAGTGCGGCGACACGTTCACGGCGGCGGGCTGGATGACGGCAGCGACCTGGACGTGATGCTGGTGGAGCGCCTGAGCGAACTCGATGACTTCCTGACTCAGCAGGGCCTGGACGTATGA
- the LOC114136961 gene encoding uncharacterized protein LOC114136961 isoform X2: MLSRPLTETHRRGRGPTAEALPTDLPLVDADEAPAGGPAPPAPPCCSCASLLPRLLAAHRMEVRRLLRGALSSLGRRMDSLERKRRKRRKDGGRGGPPSITCNSFSCSPASLPHVITSSSWSPSASSDRINPTPSCSFSQSEQSRRGSEGEEVRRRKRRRSHEGFLPPGNEEEEEEERFVGQMVVSVRGRGGPEEAETEPLVLHDFNQRKRRRRVSQSEQGFSVLVKKNGYSSQHALLPLQAAEIGQTCGQSQALAVLPGRWMFCDIITHLSSKRTHPQPWLQNPTPVLHLSAVAMETVLDWVKGGAYWSPLRSLRDWTAPPSLDSDHSYIRRPTTSCTGSLQGHHKLWSNHSTWSLWLPRRRALPLNLCSANGLSAALPADQSAALSEFHSTNVKLSKRVSQIRIRRASPRETPLTPMGLPKAKRLKKKEFTLEEIYTNKNYEAPPNIRSLETIFEEPREKDGALLLIGQQKRRRLLLFPDFTQPRKRKKPQGLGLPVSLVPRKRAAVRRHVHGGGLDDGSDLDVMLVERLSELDDFLTQQGLDV; the protein is encoded by the exons ATGCTCTCTCGCCCGCTGACAGAGACCCACCGCAGGGGGCGTGGCCCGACAGCAGAAGCCCTGCCCACTGATCTCCCATTGGTCGATGCAGACGAGGCTCCTGCAG GAGGACCCGCCCCCCCGGCCCCTCCCTGCTGCTCCTGCGCCTCCCTCTTGCCCCGCCTCCTGGCGGCTCACCGCATGGAGGTGCGGCGCCTCCTACGAGGAGCTTTGTCGTCTCTCGGCCGCCGTATGGACtctctggagaggaagaggaggaagaggaggaaggacggaggaagaggag GTCCTCCTAGTATCACCTGCAACTCCTTCTCTTGCTCACCTGCATCGTTGCCTCATGTCATCACTTCCTCTTCGTGGTCACCCTCCGCTTCATCAGACCGTATCAACCCAACTCCTTCCTGCagcttcagccaatcagagcagagtAGGAGGGGCAGTGAAGGAGAGgaggtgaggaggaggaagaggaggagaagccATGAAGGCTTTCTTCCTCCAGggaatgaggaggaggaggaagaggagaggttTGTGGGTCAGATGGTGGTCTCtgtcagaggaagaggaggacctGAGGAAGCAGAGACAGAGCCTCTCGTCCTCCATGACTTCAACCAGAGGAAACGCAGACGAAgggtcagccaatcagagcagggCTTCAGCGTGCTGGTGAAGAAGAACGGCTACAG CTCCCAGCATGCACTGCTTCCTCTGCAGGCGGCCGAGATTGGCCAGACCTGTGGCCAATCACAAGCCCTCGCTGTGCTGCCTGGACGGTGGATGTTTTGTGACATCATCACGCACCTGTCCTCCAAACGGACCCACCCACAGCCATGGCTGCAGAACCCCACCCCAGTGCTACACCTGTCTGccgttgccatggagacggtGTTAGACTGGGTGAAGGGCGGAGCCTATTGGAGTCCTCTGCGTTCTCTGAGGGACTGGACAGCACCGCCCAGTTTGGACAGCGACCACAG CTACATAAGAAGACCGACAACCAG CTGTACAGGTTCTCTCCAGGGTCATCACAAGCTGTGGTCCAATCACAGTACCTGGAGCCTGTGGTTGCCAAGGCGACGAGCCTTGCCCCTAAATTTATGTTCAGCCAATGGGCTGTCTGCTGCCCTCCCTGCTGACCAATCAGCAGCGCTCTCAGAGTTTCACAGCACAAATgtgaag CTCAGTAAACGAGTGTCGCAGATCAGAATACGGCGTGCGTCGCCGCGGGAGACCCCTCTCACACCAATGGGACTGCCCAAAGCGAAACG GTTGAAGAAGAAGGAGTTCACCCTGGAGGAGATCTACACCAACAAGAACTACGAGGCCCCACCCAACATCAG GAGCCTGGAAACCATATTTGAGGAGCCTCGGGAGAAAGATGGAGCGCTGCTCCTGATTGGCCAGCAGAAGCGTCGCcggctcctcctcttccctgaCTTCACTCAGcccaggaagaggaagaaaccCCAAG GGCTGGgtcttcctgtttctttggTGCCCAGAAAACGAGCCGCAGTGCGGCGACACGTTCACGGCGGCGGGCTGGATGACGGCAGCGACCTGGACGTGATGCTGGTGGAGCGCCTGAGCGAACTCGATGACTTCCTGACTCAGCAGGGCCTGGACGTATGA